In the Brassica napus cultivar Da-Ae chromosome A7, Da-Ae, whole genome shotgun sequence genome, one interval contains:
- the LOC111197751 gene encoding probable N-acetylglucosaminyl-phosphatidylinositol de-N-acetylase, which produces MAWLVATLSLIVIWVASIFKVFFGATSSSKAAVLDDGNKKNVLFVIAHPDDESMFFSPTINYLASNGYNLHMLCFSTGNANGMGSIRKDELHQACAVLRVPLQQLKVLDHPDLQDGFGQVWSHDLLAKVIGEEVSNHDIHTIITFDNYGVSGHCNHRDVHHGVLKFLQTNSERNIKAWELASLNIFRKYSGPIDIWLSIFSSKRNASKAIIINEQPWKSYKAMAQHLSQWVWFRKLFVSFSSYTYANTLDRINP; this is translated from the exons ATGGCATGGCTTGTGGCTACTCTTTCACTGATTGTTATCTGGGTAGCTTCTATATTCAAAGTTTTCTTTGGAGCAACGTCTAGCTCCAAAGCTGCAGTTCTTGATGATG GTAACAAGAAGAATGTGTTGTTTGTCATCGCACATCCTGATGATGAGTCAAT GTTCTTTTCTCCAACAATAAACTACTTAGCTTCCAATGGCTACAACCTTCACATGTTATGCTTCTCCACTG GAAACGCTAATGGCATGGGAAGCATTAGGAAAGATGAGTTGCATCAGGCTTGTGCAGTGCTCAGG GTTCCTCTTCAACAGTTAAAAGTTCTGGACCATCCAGATTTACAG GATGGTTTTGGGCAAGTATGGAGCCATGATTTGTTAGCAAAGGTCATCGGTGAAGAAGTCAGTAATCACGATATTCACACG ATCATAACATTTGATAACTATGGTGTTTCTGGTCATTGCAATCACCGTGATGTGCACCATGGAGTATT AAAGTTCTTGCAGACTAATTCCGAAAGAAATATCAAAGCTTGGGAACTCGCAAGTCTTAATATCTTTCGCAAGTACTCTGGACCTATCGACATTTGGCTGTCGATTTTCTCCTCCAAAAGAAATGCGAGCAAGGCCATCATCATAAACGAGCAGCCTTGGAAAAGCTATAAAGCAATGGCACAACATTTAAGCCAATGGGTTTG GTTCCGAAAgctttttgtttcgttttcAAGCTATACATACGCAAATACACTTGATAGGATCAACCCTTAA
- the LOC106353202 gene encoding phenylalanine--tRNA ligase, chloroplastic/mitochondrial isoform X2 → MTIFSVQSTLFTRASVALLSSNGLKRFSFASSFSSAAVYSPPLPKTKKRRFPIVSAVDIGGVTVARNDDDPTNNVPDSIFSKLGMQLHRRDKHPIGIIKNAIYDYFESNYAKKFETFEDLSPIVTTKQNFDDVLVPADHVSRSLNDTYYVDSQTVLRCHTSAHQAELLRKGHRRFLVTGDVYRRDSIDSTHYPVFHQMEGFCVFSPEDWNESGKDSTLYAAEDLKKCLEGLARHLFGAVEMRWVDTYFPFTEPSFELEIYFKEDWLEVLGCGVTEQRILKQSGLENNVAWAFGLGLERLAMVLFDIPDIRLFWSDDERFTSQFGKGELGVKFKPFSKYPPCYKDISFWISESFTENNFCEVVRGIAGDLVEEVKLIDSFTNKKGMTSHCYRIVFRSMERSLTDEEVNDLQSKVRDEVQRKLNVELR, encoded by the exons ATGACCATATTCTCAGTTCAGTCCACTCTCTTCACCCGAGCTTCCGTCGCTCTTCTCTCTAGCAACGGACTCAAACGCTTTTCTTTCGCTTCCTCGTTCTCCTCCGCCGCTGTATACTCTCCACCTCTCCCCAAAACGAAGAAGCGCCGCTTCCCTATCGTCTCGGCCGTTGATATCGGCGGCGTCACAGTCGCTAGAAACG ATGATGATCCTACAAACAATGTACCAGACTCCATCTTCTCTAAGCTTGGAATGCAGCTACACAGACGTGATAAGCATCCTATTGGGATTATAAAGAATGCTATCTACGACTACTTCGAGTCCAATTACGCTAAAAAGTTTGAGACTTTCGAAGATCTTTCACCCATTGTTACCACCAAGCAA AACTTTGATGATGTGCTAGTCCCTGCTGATCATGTAAGCAGAAGCCTTAACGACACCTACTATGTGGATTCCCAAACTGTTTTGAGATGCCATACAAGTGCTCACCAAGCCGAGCTGTTGAGGAAAGGTCATAGACGTTTCCTTGTTACTGGAGATGTTTACCGTAGAGATTCTATTGATTCTACTCATTATCCTGTTTTCCATCAG ATGGAAGGCTTTTGTGTGTTTTCTCCTGAGGACTGGAACGAGTCTGGCAAGGATTCCACGTTGTATGCTGCTGAAGATTTGAAGAAATGTTTAGAGGGGTTGGCACGTCACTTGTTTG GTGCTGTGGAGATGAGATGGGTTGATACGTATTTTCCATTTACTGAGCCGTCTTTCGAGCTTGAGATATATTTTAAG GAAGACTGGTTAGAGGTTTTGGGCTGTGGGGTGACGGAGCAAAGAATTTTGAAGCAGAGTGGATTAGAGAACAATGTTGCTTGGGCCTTTGGACTTGGATTGGAACGACTTGCTATGGTTTTGTTTGACATCCCTGATATAAGACTTTTCTGGTCAGACGATGAACGGTTTACTTCCCAG TTTGGGAAAGGAGAGCTTGGAGTCAAATTCAAGCCATTCTCAAAG TATCCTCCTTGTTATAAGGACATCAGTTTCTGGATCAGTGAATCATTCACAGAGAATAACTTTTGTGAAGTTGTGAGAGGAATCGCTGGGGATCTCGTTGAAGAG GTGAAGTTGATCGACAGTTTCACCAACAAGAAAGGGATGACTAGTCACTGTTACAGAATTGTGTTCCGTTCCATGGAGCGTTCTCTTACAGACGAGGAGGTCAATGATCTGCAG AGTAAGGTGCGTGATGAGGTGCAGAGGAAGCTGAATGTTGAGCTAAGATGA
- the LOC106353202 gene encoding phenylalanine--tRNA ligase, chloroplastic/mitochondrial isoform X1 — protein sequence MTIFSVQSTLFTRASVALLSSNGLKRFSFASSFSSAAVYSPPLPKTKKRRFPIVSAVDIGGVTVARNDVVRDDDPTNNVPDSIFSKLGMQLHRRDKHPIGIIKNAIYDYFESNYAKKFETFEDLSPIVTTKQNFDDVLVPADHVSRSLNDTYYVDSQTVLRCHTSAHQAELLRKGHRRFLVTGDVYRRDSIDSTHYPVFHQMEGFCVFSPEDWNESGKDSTLYAAEDLKKCLEGLARHLFGAVEMRWVDTYFPFTEPSFELEIYFKEDWLEVLGCGVTEQRILKQSGLENNVAWAFGLGLERLAMVLFDIPDIRLFWSDDERFTSQFGKGELGVKFKPFSKYPPCYKDISFWISESFTENNFCEVVRGIAGDLVEEVKLIDSFTNKKGMTSHCYRIVFRSMERSLTDEEVNDLQSKVRDEVQRKLNVELR from the exons ATGACCATATTCTCAGTTCAGTCCACTCTCTTCACCCGAGCTTCCGTCGCTCTTCTCTCTAGCAACGGACTCAAACGCTTTTCTTTCGCTTCCTCGTTCTCCTCCGCCGCTGTATACTCTCCACCTCTCCCCAAAACGAAGAAGCGCCGCTTCCCTATCGTCTCGGCCGTTGATATCGGCGGCGTCACAGTCGCTAGAAACG atgtGGTGAGAGATGATGATCCTACAAACAATGTACCAGACTCCATCTTCTCTAAGCTTGGAATGCAGCTACACAGACGTGATAAGCATCCTATTGGGATTATAAAGAATGCTATCTACGACTACTTCGAGTCCAATTACGCTAAAAAGTTTGAGACTTTCGAAGATCTTTCACCCATTGTTACCACCAAGCAA AACTTTGATGATGTGCTAGTCCCTGCTGATCATGTAAGCAGAAGCCTTAACGACACCTACTATGTGGATTCCCAAACTGTTTTGAGATGCCATACAAGTGCTCACCAAGCCGAGCTGTTGAGGAAAGGTCATAGACGTTTCCTTGTTACTGGAGATGTTTACCGTAGAGATTCTATTGATTCTACTCATTATCCTGTTTTCCATCAG ATGGAAGGCTTTTGTGTGTTTTCTCCTGAGGACTGGAACGAGTCTGGCAAGGATTCCACGTTGTATGCTGCTGAAGATTTGAAGAAATGTTTAGAGGGGTTGGCACGTCACTTGTTTG GTGCTGTGGAGATGAGATGGGTTGATACGTATTTTCCATTTACTGAGCCGTCTTTCGAGCTTGAGATATATTTTAAG GAAGACTGGTTAGAGGTTTTGGGCTGTGGGGTGACGGAGCAAAGAATTTTGAAGCAGAGTGGATTAGAGAACAATGTTGCTTGGGCCTTTGGACTTGGATTGGAACGACTTGCTATGGTTTTGTTTGACATCCCTGATATAAGACTTTTCTGGTCAGACGATGAACGGTTTACTTCCCAG TTTGGGAAAGGAGAGCTTGGAGTCAAATTCAAGCCATTCTCAAAG TATCCTCCTTGTTATAAGGACATCAGTTTCTGGATCAGTGAATCATTCACAGAGAATAACTTTTGTGAAGTTGTGAGAGGAATCGCTGGGGATCTCGTTGAAGAG GTGAAGTTGATCGACAGTTTCACCAACAAGAAAGGGATGACTAGTCACTGTTACAGAATTGTGTTCCGTTCCATGGAGCGTTCTCTTACAGACGAGGAGGTCAATGATCTGCAG AGTAAGGTGCGTGATGAGGTGCAGAGGAAGCTGAATGTTGAGCTAAGATGA
- the LOC106353201 gene encoding probable cyclic nucleotide-gated ion channel 12, translated as MNHRSSGYAGFNTGNVVRLSTVSIKSVRGWLEKMFWKMTRIVNWWKTVLFVCVLALAVDPLFFFIPVIDSHKFCFTLDKKLGVAVCVLRTLIDVFYVIHFIFHFITERIAPRSRASLRGNSKPIRKRLFFFYFSVDIVSVLPIPQVMVLTLLSRKQKTSLVSKEILKWAMFCQSIPRSIRIYPIYKNGTNLYGRVALTKWVGAALNLFFYLLPSHVIGAIWYLSAVEKKETCWREACAKIPGCDLTNLLCARGAGGDNSRFLNTSCPLIDPEQITNSTVFNFGIYTDALKSGVVETRDFPRKLLYCFWWGLRNISALGQNLKTSNSAGEVFFAIIICVSGVLLFAGLIGNVQKYLQSTSIRVDEWEAKKRDTEQWMPSEDLPDDLEKCIEWEKTSSIEREAHLRSLPKDLRVEAKRNLYLYSLENVPWISFIDDDWLLNEIYDRVKPVFYSQKSYILGEGDPVKEMLIVTYGELESMTESFETSSYSDIQIRLMKGDVWEDLLFWALDPHTSPSLPISNGTVTTLTYVEGLTLSADDLKFLAYHLRRYHSVKLQHIKHSFRCHSKSWRSWAAFYIQAAWKAHCRRKASKILPAIKDEQQILQDTQRNLGATLYASRFVSKALRNRHVDSAECSSFPEMLPDKPADPEFSKKEA; from the exons ATGAATCACCGGAGTAGTGGATACGCGGG GTTTAATACTGGCAATGTGGTGAGACTTTCAACTGTATCTATCAAGAGTGTTAGAGGATGGTTGGAGAAAATGTTCTGGAAGATGACACGTATTGTAAACTGGTGGAAGACTGTCCTTTTCGTTTGCGTGCTTGCTTTAGCCGTTGAtcctttgtttttctttatccCTGTGATTGATTCTCATAAGTTCTGCTTCACTTTGGACAAGAAGCTTGGTGTAGCTGTTTGTGTCCTTCGTACTCTTATTGACGTATTCTATGTGATTCacttcatttttcattttataaccGAGCGCATCGCTCCTCGTTCTCGAGCCTCATTAAGAGGCAATTCTAAGCCTATAAGGAAGAgacttttctttttctacttcagTGTTGACATTGTCTCTGTTCTCCCCATTCCCCAG GTGATGGTTCTTACTCTCCTCTCAAGAAAGCAAAAGACGTCACTGGTGTCCAAGGAGATACTAAAATGGGCTATGTTTTGTCAATCTATACCTAGAAGCATCCGTATCTATCCGATTTACAAAAATGGGACAAACCTATATGGTAGGGTTGCTCTAACGAAGTGGGTTGGAGCTGCTTTAAACCTTTTCTTTTACTTGCTGCCGAGCCAT GTGATTGGGGCTATCTGGTACTTGAGTGCAGTTGAAAAGAAAGAGACATGTTGGCGTGAAGCGTGTGCAAAGATACCCGGATGTGACCTAACAAATCTCTTATGTGCACGAGGTGCTGGTGGAGACAACAGTCGTTTCCTAAACACTTCATGCCCATTAATCGATCCGGAGCAAATCACAAATTCCACAGTTTTTAACTTTGGCATCTACACTGATGCATTGAAATCTGGGGTGGTAGAGACAAGGGATTTTCCAAGGAAGCTCTTGTACTGCTTTTGGTGGGGACTCCGAAATATTAG TGCCTTGGGCCAAAACCTAAAGACAAGCAACTCTGCAGGGGAGGTCTTTTTTGCTATCATCATTTGTGTCTCTGGTGTACTCTTGTTTGCTGGGCTCATTGGAAATGTTCAG AAGTACTTGCAATCAACTAGTATAAGAGTAGATGAATGGGAGGCGAAGAAAAGAGACACAGAACAATGGATGCCTTCTGAGGACCTACCAGACGATCTAGAGAAATGCATTGAATGGGAAAAAACCAGTAGCATAGAAAGGGAAGCTCATCTTCGTAGTCTTCCAAAAGACCTAAGGGTCGAAGCCAAACGCAATTTATACTTGTATTCATTGGAGAAT GTTCCTTGGATCTCCTTCATTGATGATGATTGGCTACTAAATGAAATTTACGATCGGGTGAAGCCTGTGTTCTACTCCCAAAAAAGCTACATACTGGGAGAAGGTGACCCGGTTAAGGAAATGCTTATTGTAACGTACGGCGAATTGGAAAGCATGACAGAATCTTTTGAAACATCTAGCTACAGCGATATCCAAATTCGACTCATGAAAGGTGATGTATGGGAAGATCTTCTCTTTTGGGCTCTTGATCCCCATACTTCTCCTAGCCTTCCCATCTCAAACGGAACCGTAACGACGCTTACCTATGTTGAGGGCTTAACTCTCTCGGCTGATGATCTCAAGTTTCTAGCCTACCATTTGAGACGCTATCACAGCGTCAAACTCCAACACATCAAACACAGTTTCAG ATGCCATTCAAAGTCTTGGCGATCATGGGCAGCATTCTACATACAGGCAGCATGGAAAGCACATTGCCGAAGGAAGGCTTCTAAGATATTACCTGCCATAAAGGACGAACAACAAATTCTACAAGACACACAACGCAATCTGGGAGCAACACTCTATGCGTCGAGGTTTGTCTCTAAAGCTTTGCGAAATCGACATGTCGATTCAGCGGAATGTTCCAGCTTTCCAGAGATGTTACCTGACAAACCAGCCGATCCCGAGTTCTCAAAGAAGGAAGCATAG
- the LOC125575381 gene encoding phenylalanine--tRNA ligase, chloroplastic/mitochondrial-like isoform X1: MTIFSVQSTLFTRASVALLSSNGLKRFSFASSFSSNALYSPPLPKTKKRRFPIVSAVDIGGVTVARNDDDPTNNVPDSIFESNYANCYHQARALTTHTYYVDS, encoded by the exons ATGACCATATTCTCAGTCCAGTCCACTCTCTTCACCCGAGCTTCCGTCGCCCTTCTCTCCAGCAACGGACTCAAACGCTTTTCTTTCGCTTCCTCGTTCTCCTCCAACGCTCTATACTCTCCACCTCTCCCCAAAACGAAGAAGCGTCGCTTCCCAATCGTCTCTGCCGTTGATATCGGCGGCGTCACAGTCGCTAGAAACG ATGATGATCCTACAAACAATGTACCAGACTCCATCTTCGAGTCCAATTACGCTAATTGTTACCACCAAGCAA GAGCCTTAACGACACACACGTACTATGTAGATTCCTGA
- the LOC125575381 gene encoding phenylalanine--tRNA ligase, chloroplastic/mitochondrial-like isoform X2, which translates to MTIFSVQSTLFTRASVALLSSNGLKRFSFASSFSSNALYSPPLPKTKKRRFPIVSAVDIGGVTVARNDDDPTNNVPDSIFESNYANCYHQAKL; encoded by the exons ATGACCATATTCTCAGTCCAGTCCACTCTCTTCACCCGAGCTTCCGTCGCCCTTCTCTCCAGCAACGGACTCAAACGCTTTTCTTTCGCTTCCTCGTTCTCCTCCAACGCTCTATACTCTCCACCTCTCCCCAAAACGAAGAAGCGTCGCTTCCCAATCGTCTCTGCCGTTGATATCGGCGGCGTCACAGTCGCTAGAAACG ATGATGATCCTACAAACAATGTACCAGACTCCATCTTCGAGTCCAATTACGCTAATTGTTACCACCAAGCAA AACTTTGA
- the LOC106353200 gene encoding myosin-16 → MAENIMVDSHVWVEDPDVAWIHGVVVDIKADQATVKTNDDREVIANLSKLYIKDDEAPSEGVEDMTRLSYLHEPAVLENLATRYGLNEIYTYTGNILIAVNPFQGLPHLYDAEVMEKYKEASFKELSPHVFAIGGIAYREMINEGRNKCILVSGESGSGKTETTKVLMRYLAYFGGHTAGEGRTVENQVLESNPVLEAFGNAKTVKNNNSSRFGKFVEIQFDDIGRISGAAIRTYLLERSRVCQVSDPERNYHCFYLLCAAPPEDVERFKLGDPKSFRYLNQSSCFELDGVNDAEEYLATRKAMDVVGISEQEQDAIFRVVAAILHLGNIEFCKGEDADSSSLKDEQSKFHLQMTSELLMCDSHSLEDALCKRIMVTPEEVIKRSLDPLGAAVSRDGLAKTIYSRLFDWLVNKINISIGQDSNSRRLIGVLDIYGFESFKANSFEQFCINYTNEKLQQHFNQHVFKMEQGEYEKEEIDWSYVEFVDNQEVVDLIEKKPGGIIALLDEACMLPKSTPETFSEKLYQTFRDHKRFIKPKLTRSDFTLVHYAGDVRYQSDQFLDKNKDYVVAEHQDMLNASKCSFVSGLFPPLPKESSKSKFSSIGARFKLQLQQLMETLNHTEPHYIRCVKPNNLLQPTVFDNANVLHQLRSGGVLEAIRVKCAGYPTNRTFIEFLNRFIILAPEILKGEYEADVACKWILEKKGLTGYQIGKSKVFLRAGQMAELDAHRTRVLGEAARMIQGQVRTRLTRERYVLMRRASVQIQANWRRNIAGNICKHMRREEAAIKIQKNLRRQVAKKEYGQTKSSAVTLQSGVRTMVARHEFRFKLKSKAATVIQAYWRGYSAISDYKKLKKASLVYQNRLRGRIARKQLGQSNQADKKKETVHEREVELSNQVEEAVDMSCVLHSEPSDDAETGDEHYPKIFIRADSGLDKSFVMPSEQSGDEEIEHERQTKHSILTEDGTENSIVLESEKPYNNFSVVSHITNPIRDTEVESLTAEVEMLKALLVVEKQRADISERKCAEARELGERRRKRLEETERRVYQLQDSLNRLLYSMSDQFSQLKSILRSPSMSSPMATVPVVRDDLGDSSENSEASSSDSDFTFPAPSTSSADNSNLQVIVQDLSTTEAKGTENDKERGFEDYF, encoded by the exons ATGGCTGAAAACATAATGGTGGATTCTCATGTATGGGTGGAAGACCCAGATGTGGCATGGATTCATGGAGTTGTTGTTGATATTAAGGCTGACCAAGCTACTGTTAAAACCAATGATGACCGAGAg GTTATAGCTAATTTATCAAAACTCTATATAAAAGACGATGAAGCTCCTTCAGAGGGAGTAGAGGACATGACACGATTATCTTATCTGCATGAGCCTGCAGTGCTCGAAAACTTGGCTACCAGATATGGGCTCAATGAAATTTAT ACTTATACAGGAAACATTCTTATTGCTGTCAATCCCTTTCAAGGACTCCCACATCTTTACGATGCTGAGGTTATGGAAAAGTACAAGGAAGCCTCCTTCAAAGAGTTGAGTCCTCATGTTTTTGCAATTGGTGGCATTGCATATAG GGAAATGATCAATGAGGGCAGGAACAAATGTATATTGGTCAGTGGTGAAAGTGGGTCTGGAAAGACAGAAACGACTAAGGTGCTCATGCGTTACCTTGCATACTTTGGAGGGCATACTGCAGGTGAAGGAAGGACTGTTGAAAACCAAGTTTTAGAA TCAAATCCAGTTCTGGAGGCATTTGGAAATGCGAAGACTGTTAAGAACAATAATTCCAG TCGTTTTGGGAAGTTTGTGGAGATTCAATTTGATGACATTGGTCGAATATCTGGGGCAGCCATCAGAACCTACCTCTTGGAGAGGTCTCGTGTTTGCCAAGTTTCAGATCCTGAACGTAACTATCACTGCTTTTACCTCCTGTGTGCTGCACCTCCAGAG GATGTTGAGAGATTTAAATTGGGGGATCCTAAGTCATTTCGCTATCTTAACCAATCTAGCTGCTTCGAACTTGATGGTGTAAATGATGCAGAGGAGTATCTTGCTACTAGAAAAGCTATGGATGTAGTTGGAATAAGTGAACAAGAACAG GATGCAATTTTCAGAGTTGTGGCTGCCATTCTCCATCTtggaaatattgaattttgcaAAGGAGAAGATGCTGATTCATCATCTCTAAAAGATGAACAGTCAAAGTTTCATCTCCAGATGACGTCAGAATTGCTCAT GTGTGATTCCCATTCCTTAGAAGATGCTTTGTGTAAGCGTATTATGGTGACCCCAGAAGAAGTTATCAAAAGAAGTCTTGATCCTCTTGGCGCTGCCGTTAGTAGGGATGGTTTAGCAAAGACAATATACTCTAGACTCTTTGATTG GTTggtgaacaaaataaatatctctatCGGCCAAGATTCTAACTCTAGGCGCTTGATCGGAGTCCTTGACATTTATGGTTTTGAGAGCTTTAAAGCCAACAG TTTTGAACAATTCTGTATTAATTACACGAATGAAAAGCTGCAACAGCATTTCAACCAG CATGTATTCAAAATGGAACAAGGTGAgtatgagaaagaagagatagaTTGGAGCTATGTGGAGTTTGTTGATAATCAAGAAGTCGTGGATCTTATTGAAAAG AAGCCCGGTGGTATTATTGCTCTTCTAGATGAAGCATG CATGCTACCCAAATCAACTCCTGAAACATTTTCTGAGAAGCTGTATCAAACATTCAGGGATCATAAGCGTTTCATAAAACCAAAATTGACGCGATCAGATTTTACATTAGTTCATTATGCAGGGGAT GTTCGATACCAGTCCGATCAGTTTTTAGACAAAAACAAAGACTATGTTGTTGCCGAGCATCAAGACATGTTAAATGCTTCCAAATGTTCTTTTGTGTCAGGCCTTTTTCCTCCTCTTCCTAAAGAGAGTAGCAAATCAAAGTTTTCCTCCATTGGCGCTCGTTTCAAG CTACAATTGCAACAGCTGATGGAGACACTGAACCATACGGAACCACACTACATCAGATGTGTGAAGCCAAATAATTTGTTGCAGCCAACAGTGTTTGACAATGCCAATGTCTTGCATCAGTTACGCTCTGGG GGTGTTCTTGAGGCCATCAGAGTGAAATGCGCTGGATATCCAACAAATAGGACTTTCATCGAGTTCTTGAATAGATTTATCATTCTTGCACCGGAGATTTTGAAAGGAGA GTACGAAGCAGATGTTGCATGCAAGTGGATTTTAGAGAAAAAGGGGCTCACAGGTTACCAG ATTGGAAAAAGTAAAGTTTTCCTGAGAGCTGGTCAGATGGCTGAGCTAGATGCACACAGAACAAGAGTGCTCGGCGAAGCAGCGAGGATGATTCAAGGACAAGTTAGAACCCGTCTGACAAGAGAACGATATGTTCTCATGCGGAGGGCTTCAGTTCAAATACAGGCTAATTGGAGAA GAAATATTGCAGGAAACATATGCAAGCACATGAGAAGGGAGGAAGCTGCCATCAAAATACAGAAAAACTTACGCAGACAGGTAGCAAAGAAAGAGTATGGACAGACCAAATCTTCGGCAGTCACCTTGCAAAGTGGAGTCCGGACAATGGTTGCACGCCATGAATTTCGTTTTAAATTGAAGTCTAAGGCAGCAACTGTGATCCAG GCGTACTGGCGTGGTTACAGTGCTATATCTGACTACAAGAAACTGAAAAAAGCTTCTCTGGTTTATCAAAATAGACTCAGAGGAAGAATTGCCAGAAAACAGTTGGGACAGTCAAATCAG GCTGACAAAAAGAAAGAGACAGTACATGAAAGAGAGGTGGAACTTTCCAATCAAGTGGAAGAGGCAGTTGATATGTCCTGTGTACTGCATTCAGAGCCAAGTGATGATGCGGAGACTGGAGACGAACACTATCCAAAAATCTTCATCCGAGCAGATAGTGGACTCGATAAGTCATTTGTAATGCCTTCAGAGCAAAGTGGTGATGAAGAGATAGAACATGAAAGACAGACAAAACATTCCATCCTAACAGAAGATGGAACTGAAAATTCCATTGTTCTCGAGTCAGAGAAGCCTTACAACAATTTTTCTGTTGTAAGCCACATAACGAATCCTATTCGTGATACAGAAGTTGAGTCCCTCACTGCCGAAGTTGAGATGTTGAAG GCCTTGTTGGTAGTTGAGAAACAAAGAGCTGACATTTCCGAAAGAAAATGTGCTGAAGCCAGAGAACTTGGTGAGAGAAGACGCAAAAGATTAGAAGAAACAGAAAGAAGAGTTTACCAACTACAAGACTCTTTGAACAG GTTGTTATATTCTATGTCGGATCAATTCTCGCAACTAAAGTCCATCTTAAGATCTCCATCTATGTCTTCACCGATGGCTACAGTGCCAGTTGTACGTGATGACCTTGGTGACAGCTCTGAGAACTCTGAAGCTTCATCAAGTGATTCTGATTTCACTTTTCCAGCTCCATCTACTTCTTCTGCAGATAATTCAAATCTTCAAGTCATTGTTCAAGATCTATCAACCACAGAAGCCAAAG GAACAGAGAATGATAAGGAAAGGGGCTTTGAAGATTACTTTTGA
- the LOC106356835 gene encoding bet1-like SNARE 1-1 has translation MNPRREPRGGRSALFDGIEEGGIRAASYASHEINEHENERALEGLQDRVILLKRLSGDINEEVDTHNRMLDRMGNDMDSSRGILSGTMDRFKTVFETKSSRRMLTLVASFVGLFLVIYYLTR, from the exons ATGAATCCTAGAAG GGAGCCTCGGGGTGGGAGAAGTGCGCTCTTTGATGGCATTGAAGAGGGAGGAATCAGGGCTGCTTCTTACGCCTCTCATGAAATCAATGAGCATGAGAATGAGCGTGCCTTGGAAGGTTTACAAGACAGAGTCATTCTCTTGAAACGA CTTTCTGGAGATATAAACGAAGAGGTTGATACTCATAACCGCATGCTTGACAGAATG GGCAATGATATGGATTCATCAAGGGGAATTCTCTCAGGAACCATGGACCGGTTTAAAACG GTGTTTGAGACAAAATCAAGCCGAAGAATGCTGACACTCGTCGCATCGTTTGTGGGTTTATTTCTAGTCATTTACTATCTTACCCGTTAA